GCCGTTTGCAAATACAGCAGTAAAAATATCTTGCCTTGGGAAAATTGAGCAAAAACTTTCCGCTGGAAAAATCTTTAGAAAAAATAACAGGCGATGTGCATATTTTACAGTGGAGTTTTCTAATTTGAGCACCGATAAGGCGGTTTCTGTTTTAAAAAGCGAACTTGAGAAGATGCCACTTGAGCGCGGTTACACTTTCAGTTTTGACCGAGAAATCTCGAAGATGAAAGAACATTACGATACGCTCTTAGCAATGCTTCTTTTTGCCGTTGCTTCGATTTTTATTTTGCTTGTGATTTTAACTGAAGATTTTAAAAAGTCTTTCAGAATCATTTCGATAATACCAGTTTCGATTTGTTTGCCAGTTTTGCTTAGATTTTTTAGTTTTGTGCCGTTCGAAACAGGAGATATTGTTGGAATGGTTATTTTAAGTGGAATAACCGTGAATAACGCAATCTATATTGAAGGTGCGGACGGAAAAATATTTGGAAAAAAACTTTTGCAAAAATTAAAAAGCATAATTGTAACTTCTCTAACAACAATCGTGGGAAGTATTCCGCTGTATTTTATGAGTGGAGATGGTTTTTCAAAAAATCTTTCGTTTTTTATGATTTTTGGAATTATCGATTCGCTTGCAGTTACTCTGCTGCTTTATGGAACTTTTTGTAATAGAAAACACGGAGAATAAAACTTCTAACATTGGGGGCGTTGCGGGGGCAATTCAGACAAAAAACTCCGCCCCCGCAAGAAAGGGTAGCGGAAAACGCGAAAGCGGTTGTAGCGAGGGGAAGGCTTTCCCCTCCTTTTTTATGTTCAAATCAATTCTGCTGAAAAGTCCAAAATCTCTCGTTAGCAATAAGTAACGTATTGACTTTTTACATAAGCGCTGTTAATTTTATTATGATGTTAGTTGTGGCTAATTCACTAAGGGGGTGATATGGTGCCATTGATTTTTGCCCAAGTTGGCGAGATAAACTGTATCAAAAAAGTTGGCGGTAGCCCCGAAGTTAAAAAACATTTAGAGTCTTTGGGTTTTGTCCCAGGTAGCAGTGTTTCTATAGTATCTTCCATTGGCGGAAACGTTATCGTAAACGTAAAGGATTCGCGCATAGCAATAAGTCAAGAAATGGGAAGAAAAATTTTTATTTAGCAAAAAATCAATTTATATTTAGCCTTTCTTATTACAGGAAATTAAAATTTCCTGCAACCTTTTGTGGATAACTCGGAAGAGCGAATCTAAAAAATGCTTTTCCTTTTCTTTTATAGAATTTGCTTTGCAAATTTCCTTAT
This portion of the Treponema pectinovorum genome encodes:
- a CDS encoding FeoA family protein — encoded protein: MVPLIFAQVGEINCIKKVGGSPEVKKHLESLGFVPGSSVSIVSSIGGNVIVNVKDSRIAISQEMGRKIFI